The following proteins are co-located in the Colletotrichum lupini chromosome 4, complete sequence genome:
- a CDS encoding proline rich protein 5MeD translates to MSYYGLPDSNEAATDFKIIRILANGTGTYVATVSKLTTGLFNSGDIDENGQYWISTGGADFYQYNFAPGTTNYGGLVTSGKLTGTGGYTIGDWTVVPGVGGGDLWSVGVSNQVAYLLRWSRTTHAFTVVRNLGNLTGATGTTVPFWGASYATTDGYLFAVENGSGQIWRIAVDGSSNPLRLKDAPVSSRNDGARCLDSGAIVIRLLKTANS, encoded by the exons ATGTCCTACTACGGGCTTCCTGATTCA AACGAGGCCGCCACCGACTTCAAGATCATTCGCATCCTGGCCAACGGCACGGGTACGTATGTCGCTACGGTCAGCAAGCTCACAACCGGCCTGTTCAACTCGGGCGACATCGACGAGAACGGCCAGTATTGGATCTCTACTGGTGGTGCCGACTTCTATCAGTACAACTTCGCTCCTGGCACCACAAATTACGGAGGTCTCGTCACTAGTGGCAAGCTCACCGGTACCGGTGGTTACACAATCGGTGACTGGACTGTCGTTCCTGGCGTCGGAGGCGGAGATCTATGGTCCGTCGGCGTGAGCAATCAAGTTGCTTACTTGTTGCGCTGGAGCCGGACTACCCACGCATTCACAGTGGTTCGCAACTTGGGCAACCTCACGGGAGCAACTGGGACTACGGTGCCTTTCTGGGGTGCGAGCTACGCAACCACAGATGGCTACCTTTTCGCGGTGGAAAACGGCAGTGGGCAAATTTGGCGTATTGCTGTTGATGGCTCTTCAAACCCTCTGAGGTTGAAGGATGCACCAGTCAGCAGTCGAAACGATGGTGCCAGATGTCTGGATTCCGGTGCCATTGTT ATCAGGCTGCTCAAGACTGCCAACTCCTAA